A genomic segment from Leptospira fainei serovar Hurstbridge str. BUT 6 encodes:
- a CDS encoding HDOD domain-containing protein encodes MKEKIDQLFENEAQLPKISSVVSKVMEMVNRPDVVIADLAKEISKDPGLTAAVIKLSNSAYYRPTKPVKTVQESLMTLGIKTVREMILLTEAKGILKKDLKGYQVDGESNWMHSLTVAELAMRITVQKKLKFDKDVAFTAGLLHNIGKVILAEFFPSIILQLRAELQSYEGPYKDLERKYFGYTHEEAGAKLLTKWNFPEELVEVANFYTEPEKAVKFPELVSVVHIAHCVVILSGMGIDIGGLRTPLSPQALKVAGVTDSDLQMYYTLLPEIARHLAELVAV; translated from the coding sequence ATGAAGGAAAAAATAGACCAGCTCTTCGAAAATGAAGCACAACTCCCGAAAATCTCTTCGGTAGTAAGCAAAGTAATGGAGATGGTGAATCGTCCGGATGTCGTCATTGCCGACTTAGCGAAAGAAATCTCCAAAGATCCCGGTTTAACGGCCGCCGTTATCAAACTTTCCAACTCCGCATACTACAGACCGACCAAACCGGTTAAAACGGTGCAGGAATCCCTTATGACATTAGGGATCAAAACGGTCCGAGAAATGATTCTCTTAACCGAAGCCAAAGGTATTTTAAAGAAAGATCTGAAAGGGTACCAGGTAGACGGCGAATCAAACTGGATGCATTCTTTAACCGTCGCAGAACTTGCAATGAGAATCACCGTTCAGAAAAAGTTGAAGTTCGATAAGGATGTCGCCTTTACCGCAGGGCTCCTTCACAACATCGGAAAAGTAATCTTAGCCGAGTTCTTTCCGTCGATCATCCTACAATTGAGAGCCGAGCTTCAATCGTACGAAGGACCTTACAAAGACCTTGAAAGAAAATATTTCGGGTACACTCACGAAGAAGCCGGAGCGAAGCTTTTAACAAAATGGAATTTTCCGGAAGAATTGGTGGAAGTCGCTAATTTCTATACTGAACCCGAAAAAGCTGTGAAATTTCCCGAACTAGTTTCGGTCGTTCATATCGCCCATTGTGTCGTAATTTTAAGCGGAATGGGAATTGACATAGGCGGCTTACGCACGCCACTCTCCCCGCAAGCCCTCAAAGTAGCGGGAGTAACGGATAGTGATCTACAAATGTACTATACCCTACTTCCTGAGATCGCGAGGCATCTTGCGGAGCTTGTCGCTGTTTGA